A window of the Brassica napus cultivar Da-Ae chromosome A2, Da-Ae, whole genome shotgun sequence genome harbors these coding sequences:
- the LOC106378145 gene encoding transcription factor MYB41-like — MGRTTWFDVDGIKRGEWTAEEDRMLIAYINKYGVRDWGALPKRAGLHRCGKSCRLRWLNYLKPGIKKGKFTPQEEDDIIKFHSLLGNRWAAIAKQMPNRTDNDIKNHWNSCLKKRLRRSGIDPMTHEPIKATSSSTRLSPARRHSSSTTSFSLSSTGSVRLLNKLAAGISSRKLALDRIRTVMISSEPREVDEEEKTMISSRKEEEKVIGCFMEIDKNLISTMSLDELACDSSYYYYDDWLRGCFQ, encoded by the exons ATGGGGAGGACAACATGGTTCGACGTCGACGGgataaagagaggagaatgGACGGCGGAGGAAGACCGGATGCTCATCGCTTATATCAACAAATACGGTGTCAGGGACTGGGGTGCCCTGCCTAAGAGAGCcg gTCTGCATAGATGTGGAAAGAGTTGTAGATTAAGGTGGCTGAATTATTTGAAGCCTGGTATTAAAAAAGGCAAGTTCACTCCTCAGGAGGAAGATGATATCATCAAATTTCACTCCCTTCTTGGAAACAG GTGGGCAGCAATAGCAAAGCAAATGCCAAACCGAACAGACAATGATATCAAGAATCATTGGAACTCATGTCTTAAGAAAAGACTTCGCAGAAGTGGGATAGATCCGATGACCCATGAGCCAATCAAAGCCACTTCCTCCTCAACGAGGTTGTCTCCAGCACGGAGacattcttcttctactacttctttctctctttcctcCACAGGCTCTGTACGTCTACTTAACAAGCTTGCTGCTGGAATCTCCTCGAGGAAACTTGCACTCGATAGGATCAGGACTGTGATGATATCTTCGGAACCAAGAGAagtcgatgaagaagagaagacgaTGATAAGCAGCAggaaagaagaggagaaagtgATTGGTTGTTTCATGGAGATTGATAAGAATCTGATCAGTACGATGTCGTTAGATGAGTTGGCTTGTGACTCTAGCTACTACTACTACGACGACTGGCTTCGTGGCTGCTTTCAATGA